In Denticeps clupeoides chromosome 1, fDenClu1.1, whole genome shotgun sequence, a single window of DNA contains:
- the gal3st4 gene encoding galactose-3-O-sulfotransferase 4 isoform X2, whose amino-acid sequence MAFRRTARRMRWLGCHRLGTVWKALLVFVVIAFVGQLLGFFNKSWMQTERQRSVFAVSSEEAQSSALGSCKPHTHVMFLKTHKTASSTVLNMLYRFGEERGLRFALPLGYQFGYPLPFNAHRVKGYRGLFASEFHIMGNHMRFNRPEVEKVMPADTFYFSILRDPVALAESSYAYYKAVAPAFKRAKGLGDFANDPGRYYEPRMRNNHYARNLLWFDFGLDHNANYSAQLARSGEEAVRRSFSLILISEYFDQSMVLLRHALCWPLDAVVSFSLNARQQKPAAGVGWVGKSNPNAAFMLTEEQRQSLREWNALDWHLYQAFNHTFWKEVERFGMARMEKEVALLRIRREVLARACLRDGGKPVEASRIRDKTIRPFQSGLVKILGYELQPGLDNTTRQACLRMIRPEIQYKDLLDASQFPKAQPVPRVLVGSGSSVRRNSSAVRTGEKLVGSSVDRDWDRSRLVPNLSLSLRGVERKQRQR is encoded by the exons ATGGCTTTCCGACGGACGGCGAG GAGGATGCGGTGGCTGGGGTGTCATCGGCTCGGCACGGTATGGAAGGCGCTTCTTGTGTTTGTGGTTATTGCATTCGTCGGACAGCTGCTGGGCTTCTTCAACAAAAG CTGGATGCAGACGGAGAGGCAGCGCTCCGTCTTCGCTGTGTCCTCGGAGGAAGCCCAGTCGTCGGCCCTGGGCTCCTGCAAGCCCCACACCCACGTCATGTTCCTGAAAACCCACAAGACGGCCAGCAGCACAGTCCTCAACATGCTCTACCGCTTTGGCGAGGAGAGGGGTCTCCGCTTCGCCCTGCCGCTGGGCTACCAGTTTGGCTACCCACTCCCATTCAACGCCCACCGGGTCAAAGGCTACAGAGGGCTGTTTGCGAGCGAGTTTCACATAATGGGCAACCACATGCGGTTCAACAGACCTGAG GTGGAAAAGGTGATGCCAGCTGACACCTTCTACTTCTCCATTCTGCGAGACCCCGTAGCTCTGGCCGAATCCTCCTATGCCTACTACAAAGCCGTGGCACCAGCCTTCAAACGAGCTAAGGGACTGGGAGACTTCGCAAATGACCCCGGGCGTTACTACGAACCGCGAATGCGCAACAACCACTATGCCCGCAACCTGCTGTGGTTTGACTTCGGACTGGACCACAATGCCAACTATTCGGCGCAGTTGGCACGGTCCGGGGAGGAGGCAGTGAGGCGATCCTTCAGCCTCATCCTGATCTCGGAGTACTTTGACCAGTCCATGGTCCTGCTCCGCCATGCCCTGTGCTGGCCACTCGATGCCGTAGTATCGTTTAGCCTCAACGCGCGACAGCAGAAGCCCGCTGCGGGGGTCGGCTGGGTTGGGAAAAGTAACCCAAATGCCGCTTTCATGCTAACCGAAGAACAGCGGCAGAGCCTGCGAGAGTGGAACGCCCTGGACTGGCACCTGTACCAGGCTTTCAACCACACTTTCTGGAAGGAGGTCGAGCGCTTTGGCATGGCCCGCATGGAAAAGGAGGTGGCCCTCCTGAGGATTCGTAGGGAAGTGCTGGCTCGGGCTTGCCTCCGCGACGGGGGTAAGCCTGTGGAGGCCAGTCGCATTCGTGACAAGACCATCCGGCCCTTCCAGAGCGGCCTGGTGAAGATCCTGGGGTATGAGCTACAGCCGGGCCTGGACAACACAACTCGGCAGGCCTGCCTGCGCATGATCCGTCCCGAGATCCAGTACAAGGACCTGCTTGATGCAAGCCAGTTCCCCAAGGCGCAACCTGTACCCAGGGTTCTTGTCGGATCAGGATCCTCCGTCAGGAGAAACTCCTCCGCTGTCAGGACAGGAGAGAAGCTGGTGGGCTCTTCTGTGGACAGGGACTGGGACAGATCCAGGCTGGTACCGAACCTGTCACTGTCACTCAGAGGGGTTGAGAGGAAACAGCGACAGAGATAG
- the gal3st4 gene encoding galactose-3-O-sulfotransferase 4 isoform X1, translated as MRWLGCHRLGTVWKALLVFVVIAFVGQLLGFFNKSWMQTERQRSVFAVSSEEAQSSALGSCKPHTHVMFLKTHKTASSTVLNMLYRFGEERGLRFALPLGYQFGYPLPFNAHRVKGYRGLFASEFHIMGNHMRFNRPEVEKVMPADTFYFSILRDPVALAESSYAYYKAVAPAFKRAKGLGDFANDPGRYYEPRMRNNHYARNLLWFDFGLDHNANYSAQLARSGEEAVRRSFSLILISEYFDQSMVLLRHALCWPLDAVVSFSLNARQQKPAAGVGWVGKSNPNAAFMLTEEQRQSLREWNALDWHLYQAFNHTFWKEVERFGMARMEKEVALLRIRREVLARACLRDGGKPVEASRIRDKTIRPFQSGLVKILGYELQPGLDNTTRQACLRMIRPEIQYKDLLDASQFPKAQPVPRVLVGSGSSVRRNSSAVRTGEKLVGSSVDRDWDRSRLVPNLSLSLRGVERKQRQR; from the exons ATGCGGTGGCTGGGGTGTCATCGGCTCGGCACGGTATGGAAGGCGCTTCTTGTGTTTGTGGTTATTGCATTCGTCGGACAGCTGCTGGGCTTCTTCAACAAAAG CTGGATGCAGACGGAGAGGCAGCGCTCCGTCTTCGCTGTGTCCTCGGAGGAAGCCCAGTCGTCGGCCCTGGGCTCCTGCAAGCCCCACACCCACGTCATGTTCCTGAAAACCCACAAGACGGCCAGCAGCACAGTCCTCAACATGCTCTACCGCTTTGGCGAGGAGAGGGGTCTCCGCTTCGCCCTGCCGCTGGGCTACCAGTTTGGCTACCCACTCCCATTCAACGCCCACCGGGTCAAAGGCTACAGAGGGCTGTTTGCGAGCGAGTTTCACATAATGGGCAACCACATGCGGTTCAACAGACCTGAG GTGGAAAAGGTGATGCCAGCTGACACCTTCTACTTCTCCATTCTGCGAGACCCCGTAGCTCTGGCCGAATCCTCCTATGCCTACTACAAAGCCGTGGCACCAGCCTTCAAACGAGCTAAGGGACTGGGAGACTTCGCAAATGACCCCGGGCGTTACTACGAACCGCGAATGCGCAACAACCACTATGCCCGCAACCTGCTGTGGTTTGACTTCGGACTGGACCACAATGCCAACTATTCGGCGCAGTTGGCACGGTCCGGGGAGGAGGCAGTGAGGCGATCCTTCAGCCTCATCCTGATCTCGGAGTACTTTGACCAGTCCATGGTCCTGCTCCGCCATGCCCTGTGCTGGCCACTCGATGCCGTAGTATCGTTTAGCCTCAACGCGCGACAGCAGAAGCCCGCTGCGGGGGTCGGCTGGGTTGGGAAAAGTAACCCAAATGCCGCTTTCATGCTAACCGAAGAACAGCGGCAGAGCCTGCGAGAGTGGAACGCCCTGGACTGGCACCTGTACCAGGCTTTCAACCACACTTTCTGGAAGGAGGTCGAGCGCTTTGGCATGGCCCGCATGGAAAAGGAGGTGGCCCTCCTGAGGATTCGTAGGGAAGTGCTGGCTCGGGCTTGCCTCCGCGACGGGGGTAAGCCTGTGGAGGCCAGTCGCATTCGTGACAAGACCATCCGGCCCTTCCAGAGCGGCCTGGTGAAGATCCTGGGGTATGAGCTACAGCCGGGCCTGGACAACACAACTCGGCAGGCCTGCCTGCGCATGATCCGTCCCGAGATCCAGTACAAGGACCTGCTTGATGCAAGCCAGTTCCCCAAGGCGCAACCTGTACCCAGGGTTCTTGTCGGATCAGGATCCTCCGTCAGGAGAAACTCCTCCGCTGTCAGGACAGGAGAGAAGCTGGTGGGCTCTTCTGTGGACAGGGACTGGGACAGATCCAGGCTGGTACCGAACCTGTCACTGTCACTCAGAGGGGTTGAGAGGAAACAGCGACAGAGATAG
- the trappc14 gene encoding trafficking protein particle complex subunit 14 isoform X2, whose product MVLMMESQCEYFMYFPAVPISDLSDPARYRSLPRRSHLYLGETVRFLLVLRSQSAASGTGSEQPPGGRAWRDLAHSLCAVASVCPRDNRPRSQQHPCPDYHGSGDEGADEDDEEVGGARGRGFRECKPLLIHNSPGNGVREFRKAPVQSPADEPVVLNDEVIFPLTVSLDKLPVSTVKVKIIVTVWKQEEEKAEIQEHGYLSILQQKSPCQTFRQDLNTFKAQVSTTLTVLPPPTVRCQQMTVSGKHLTVVKVLNGSSQEDVCVRDVRILPNFNSSYLPMMPDGSVLLVDNVCHQSGEVAMASFYRMDSTSNHLPIMLSALEEQNFLFQLQLSDHPQEDTNEGLEVPLVAVLQWSTPKLPFTSSIYTHYSLPSVRLDRPQFVMMASCPSSVRAQEHFRVRYTLLNNLQDFLAVRLVWTPEGRGQKEDPSVNAVVCHSPLSNLGYCRKGSTLSVTVAFQILKAGLFELSQHMKLKLQFTASVSNPPPEARPLSRKNSPSSPAVRDLLERHHQASLSLGRSQSFSHQQPSKSLLTRTGSVMERRAITPPVGSPVGRPLYLPPDRSVLSLHKIAKRECKVLVLDHSR is encoded by the exons ATGGTTTTAATGATGGAGTCGCAGTGCGAGTATTTTATGTATTTCCCCGCCGTCCCCATTTCGGACCTGTCCGACCCAGCGCGGTACCGCTCCCTCCCGCGTCGCAGTCACCTCTACCTGGGCGAGACGGTGCGCTTCCTGCTGGTCCTGCGCTCTCAAAGCGCGGCGAGCGGCACCGGCTCGGAACAGCCCCCCGGCGGCCGGGCCTGGAGGGATCTGGCGCACTCCCTCTGCGCCGTGGCGAGCGTCTGCCCGCGGGACAACCGGCCCCGGTCGCAGCAGCACCCCTGCCCCGACTACCACGGCAGCGGGGACGAGGGCGCCGACGAGGACGACGAGGAGGTCGGCGGAGCCAGAGGCCGCGGCTTCCGGGAGTGCAAGCCGCTGCTCATCCACAACAGCCCCGGCAACGGGGTGCGGGAGTTCCGCAAAGCGCCCGTGCAG TCGCCTGCAGACGAACCAGTAGTTCTTAACGACGAGGTGATCTTCCCTCTCACCGTATCGCTGGACAAACTTCCTGTCAGCACTGTCAAAGTGAAG ATCATAGTGACTGTATGGAAgcaagaggaggagaaggcTGAGATCCAGGAACACGGCTACCTCAGCATCCTGCAGCAGAAGAGTCCCTGCCAAACTTTCCGCCAGGACCTTAACACCTTCAAAGCCCAGG tCAGCACCACCTTGACTGTTCTTCCTCCACCTACCGTCCGGTGCCAGCAGATGACTGTGTCGGGGAAGCACCTCACTGTCGTTAAAG TTTTGAATGGAAGCTCCCAGGAAGATGTTTGTGTGCGTGACGTCCGCATCCTGCCCAACTTCAACTCTTCCTATCTCCCGATGATGCCTGATGGTTCAGTTCTGCTGGTTGACAATGTTTG TCATCAGTCAGGCGAGGTTGCCATGGCATCCTTTTACAGGATGGACAGCACATCCAATCACCTTCCCATCATGCTCAGCGCTCTGGAGGAGCAGAATTTCCTGTTCCAGTTGCAGCTCAGTGACCATCCACAGGAAGATACAAATGAG GGCCTTGAGGTGCCGCTGGTTGCTGTTCTCCAGTGGTCGACCCCAAAACTCCCGTTCACCAGCTCCATCTACACCCACTATAGCCTTCCAAGCGTTCGCCTGGACCGGCCACAGTTCGTCATGATGGCCAGCTGCCCCAGCTCTGTGAGGGCACAGGAGCACTTCCGGGTCAGATACACCCTGCTCAACAACCTGCAGGACTTCCTGGCAGTCCGGCTGGTCTGGACGCCTGAGG GCAGAGGTCAGAAGGAAGACCCTTCGGTGAATGCGGTTGTGTGTCACTCTCCTCTCAGTAACCTTGGTTACTGCCGTAAAGGGAGCACTCTCTCCGTCACAGTGGCCTTTCAGATCCTCAAGGCTGGCCTGTTTGaa TTGAGCCAGCACATGAAACTAAAGCTCCAGTTCACTGCATCCGTGTCCAACCCTCCACCTGAGGCCCGACCACTCTCGCGCAAGAACAGTCCGTCCAGCCCGGCTGTTCGAGACCTGCTGGAGCGCCACCACCAGGCCAGCCTTAGCCTTGGCCGCTCGCAGTCTTTCTCCCATCAGCAGCCCTCAAAGTCTCTCCTGACCAG GACTGGCAGTGTTATGGAACGCAGGGCCATCACCCCCCCTGTGGGGTCTCCAGTGGGCCGGCCGCTCTACCTCCCCCCCGACCGCAGCGTGCTCTCTCTGCACAAGATTGCGAAGCGGGAGTGCAAGGTGCTGGTGCTGGATCattccagataa
- the trappc14 gene encoding trafficking protein particle complex subunit 14 isoform X1 codes for MVLMMESQCEYFMYFPAVPISDLSDPARYRSLPRRSHLYLGETVRFLLVLRSQSAASGTGSEQPPGGRAWRDLAHSLCAVASVCPRDNRPRSQQHPCPDYHGSGDEGADEDDEEVGGARGRGFRECKPLLIHNSPGNGVREFRKAPVQSPADEPVVLNDEVIFPLTVSLDKLPVSTVKVKIIVTVWKQEEEKAEIQEHGYLSILQQKSPCQTFRQDLNTFKAQVSTTLTVLPPPTVRCQQMTVSGKHLTVVKVLNGSSQEDVCVRDVRILPNFNSSYLPMMPDGSVLLVDNVCHQSGEVAMASFYRMDSTSNHLPIMLSALEEQNFLFQLQLSDHPQEDTNEGLEVPLVAVLQWSTPKLPFTSSIYTHYSLPSVRLDRPQFVMMASCPSSVRAQEHFRVRYTLLNNLQDFLAVRLVWTPEGRGQKEDPSVNAVVCHSPLSNLGYCRKGSTLSVTVAFQILKAGLFELSQHMKLKLQFTASVSNPPPEARPLSRKNSPSSPAVRDLLERHHQASLSLGRSQSFSHQQPSKSLLTSRTGSVMERRAITPPVGSPVGRPLYLPPDRSVLSLHKIAKRECKVLVLDHSR; via the exons ATGGTTTTAATGATGGAGTCGCAGTGCGAGTATTTTATGTATTTCCCCGCCGTCCCCATTTCGGACCTGTCCGACCCAGCGCGGTACCGCTCCCTCCCGCGTCGCAGTCACCTCTACCTGGGCGAGACGGTGCGCTTCCTGCTGGTCCTGCGCTCTCAAAGCGCGGCGAGCGGCACCGGCTCGGAACAGCCCCCCGGCGGCCGGGCCTGGAGGGATCTGGCGCACTCCCTCTGCGCCGTGGCGAGCGTCTGCCCGCGGGACAACCGGCCCCGGTCGCAGCAGCACCCCTGCCCCGACTACCACGGCAGCGGGGACGAGGGCGCCGACGAGGACGACGAGGAGGTCGGCGGAGCCAGAGGCCGCGGCTTCCGGGAGTGCAAGCCGCTGCTCATCCACAACAGCCCCGGCAACGGGGTGCGGGAGTTCCGCAAAGCGCCCGTGCAG TCGCCTGCAGACGAACCAGTAGTTCTTAACGACGAGGTGATCTTCCCTCTCACCGTATCGCTGGACAAACTTCCTGTCAGCACTGTCAAAGTGAAG ATCATAGTGACTGTATGGAAgcaagaggaggagaaggcTGAGATCCAGGAACACGGCTACCTCAGCATCCTGCAGCAGAAGAGTCCCTGCCAAACTTTCCGCCAGGACCTTAACACCTTCAAAGCCCAGG tCAGCACCACCTTGACTGTTCTTCCTCCACCTACCGTCCGGTGCCAGCAGATGACTGTGTCGGGGAAGCACCTCACTGTCGTTAAAG TTTTGAATGGAAGCTCCCAGGAAGATGTTTGTGTGCGTGACGTCCGCATCCTGCCCAACTTCAACTCTTCCTATCTCCCGATGATGCCTGATGGTTCAGTTCTGCTGGTTGACAATGTTTG TCATCAGTCAGGCGAGGTTGCCATGGCATCCTTTTACAGGATGGACAGCACATCCAATCACCTTCCCATCATGCTCAGCGCTCTGGAGGAGCAGAATTTCCTGTTCCAGTTGCAGCTCAGTGACCATCCACAGGAAGATACAAATGAG GGCCTTGAGGTGCCGCTGGTTGCTGTTCTCCAGTGGTCGACCCCAAAACTCCCGTTCACCAGCTCCATCTACACCCACTATAGCCTTCCAAGCGTTCGCCTGGACCGGCCACAGTTCGTCATGATGGCCAGCTGCCCCAGCTCTGTGAGGGCACAGGAGCACTTCCGGGTCAGATACACCCTGCTCAACAACCTGCAGGACTTCCTGGCAGTCCGGCTGGTCTGGACGCCTGAGG GCAGAGGTCAGAAGGAAGACCCTTCGGTGAATGCGGTTGTGTGTCACTCTCCTCTCAGTAACCTTGGTTACTGCCGTAAAGGGAGCACTCTCTCCGTCACAGTGGCCTTTCAGATCCTCAAGGCTGGCCTGTTTGaa TTGAGCCAGCACATGAAACTAAAGCTCCAGTTCACTGCATCCGTGTCCAACCCTCCACCTGAGGCCCGACCACTCTCGCGCAAGAACAGTCCGTCCAGCCCGGCTGTTCGAGACCTGCTGGAGCGCCACCACCAGGCCAGCCTTAGCCTTGGCCGCTCGCAGTCTTTCTCCCATCAGCAGCCCTCAAAGTCTCTCCTGACCAG TAGGACTGGCAGTGTTATGGAACGCAGGGCCATCACCCCCCCTGTGGGGTCTCCAGTGGGCCGGCCGCTCTACCTCCCCCCCGACCGCAGCGTGCTCTCTCTGCACAAGATTGCGAAGCGGGAGTGCAAGGTGCTGGTGCTGGATCattccagataa